Below is a window of Edaphobacter bradus DNA.
GCGCCTTCTTTGGCGAGCTCGCGGGCGGTGGCTGCGCCTATTCCCTTTGAGGCTCCGGTGACGATGGCTACTTTGCCTTCTAGTTTGCTCATGGTGGCTCCTTGAATGCGGGACAAGGAAGAAGAGGCGCAGTGTTTGCTGCGCCTCTTGTTGAATACTACCGGCTATGAATTAGCGGAGGCCGCCGGAGGCGACGAGAGTCTCGCCAGTGAGCCAGCCAGAATCGGCAGAGGCGAGGAAGACGGCGAGGGGTGTGATGTCGCTGGGTTGGGCGATGCGTCCGAGCGGGGTCTGCGCTTCGAAACCCTTCTGGAAGTCGGTGCCGACGATGCCCATGGTGTGGGTGCCTTCGGTCTCGACCATGCCAGGGTTGATGGAATTGACACGGATATTCTTCGGCCCAAGCTCTTTCGAGAGCACAGCGGTGATGGAATCGACGGCGCCCTTGGTGGCGGTGTAGACGGAGCTGGTGGGAACGTTGAGCTCGGTGGCGGCTGAGCCGATGTTGATGATGCTTCCTCCGTTGCCGTCGAAGAGCTTAACGGCTTCGCGCGTGGCGGAGAGAAGGCCGAGGACGTTGGTGTTGAACATGCGGTGGAACTGCTCGTCGGTGAACTCATCGATGGCGGCGAACTCGTAGACGCCGGCGTTGTTGACGAGGATGTCGAGCTTTCCGAAGGTCTTTTT
It encodes the following:
- a CDS encoding SDR family NAD(P)-dependent oxidoreductase — encoded protein: MSKLTGKVAVVTGASKGIGADIAKGLAKEGASVVVNYASSKEGADKVVTEITKSGGKAIAVQGDVAKAADVQRIFAETKKTFGKLDILVNNAGVYEFAAIDEFTDEQFHRMFNTNVLGLLSATREAVKLFDGNGGSIINIGSAATELNVPTSSVYTATKGAVDSITAVLSKELGPKNIRVNSINPGMVETEGTHTMGIVGTDFQKGFEAQTPLGRIAQPSDITPLAVFLASADSGWLTGETLVASGGLR